The genomic segment TTGGTCATGAGGAGATACTCGGCGAGTTTTGGGTCCACGAGCAATCTTACATCGAGCTTTCAGGGTAATCCTGCAAATCCAGATGCCTCCTGCCAGTTTCTGGGAGGCTGCATGGTGTTTTTTGGTCTTTGCCCACTGTTTTTGGGCTGCGCCATGGCTGTTGAACGCTGTCTGGGTATTACCAAACCTCTGCTGCATGCTCAGCTGGTGACCACAGcaaggacaaaaacagcacTAACTATGATATGGTTCATGGCTTTATGCATAGCCCTGCTGCCCACCTTTCAGTTAGGTGAGTACACTTATCAGTACCCAGGGACGTGGTGCTTTATCAGGGTGGTGGAGGACACTAAATCCACTGATCTTGCCTTCATGATACTGTTTTCTGGAATGGCTTTGAGCTCTCTGGCGATGGCCTTTGTGTGCAACACCATCAGTGGGATCACACTTATAATAACCCGTCTGAAGAAGAGGGGCTCTGAGAGGTCCTCAACGAGGTCTCATGACACAGAAATGGTGGTCCAGCTGGTGGGCATCATGGTCACCTCCTGCATCTGCTGGAGCCCTCTGCTGGTGAGTTTGTGCAAAATCCAACATgtgttaaatttaatatttgtcactttatatcttcttattttcaggACTGTGACAGTAAAACAATGATTAATAAATAGGAGCTCCtgcaatatttcttttttttctaaacatcaGCAAggatacaaaaacagaaacaacagaaacatgcaaacacacttcAGCTCAATATACCTAATTAGGAAATAGTACACAGCTGCGAAAGGTTACCCTTTATGACCAGTTAGAGACTTGTCAGTTGATATATACCCCACCAAGATCCAGATAGATCCAGGGAGTCCAAAACTGGGAGACAAATGTTCATAAACTTTTTAATATTGTCATCTAAAAAGAAAGAGTCTTTCCAGAAGGAAAacctttcatttctttactgTGGGTGAATTCTtgaaaaatgtcatatttaagGATCTACTTTTTTTGCAACAGTTTTCTAATCATTACAACgttataagattttatttacagtgtttaAAGTGTTCAAATTTCCTTTTGCTGATTGGAGtttaaatttaagtaaaataaagagTTCCCAAAAaatttatatatgtaaaaaacatTCATCAATGATgttaaacatttcagatttctTGAACATTTAGTGCAAAACTCTACACACAAACCAGTTTATATACAGTTACCTCAGAGGCTCCTTTGAAAATCATTTGCAGTGAATTGTTTACTTTAATTGGCCAAACTTGAACCACATTAGTAGAATTATTCATGTGGAAACAGAATGAGCTGCAGGTAACAATCCAGTGGTgtaaaaagtgttgttttttgttttttgtgtttttttgtttttgttttttttttgcaatgtttcagatcattaaactaatttaaatattagtcaaagaaaagtttttaaaatgaaggtttttattaagggagaaaaaaatccaaacctaTGTGGCCCTTTGTGGAAAAAGTGATTGCTCTCTAAACCTAATAATTGATTGGGCCACCCTTAGCAGCCTAAGAGTGGCCCAATCAAGCCTTTGCGATAACTTGCAATGAGTCTTTTACAGCGCTGTGGGGAATTTGAGCCCACATATCTTTGCAGAATTCAGTCACTTTGGAGGGTTTGAGCATTAACCACCTTTTTAATGTCATGCCACAGCATCTCTGTATGACTCAGGTCAGGGCTTTGACTAGGCCATTCCAAAATCTTCATTTTGTTCTTCTTCAGCCATTCAGAGGTGAACTTTCTGGAGTGTTATGGATCTTTGTCCTGCTGTAAAACCCTAGTTTCAGCTTGAGAACGTAAACAAATGGCCGGACATTCTCCTTCAGGATTGAATTCATGGTTTTGTTTATCATCAAAAGTCTTCCAGGTgctgaagcagaaaaacagccccagaccatcatactaccaccaccatattTTCCTGTTGGTACAATGTTCCTTTTCTGAAATGCGGTGTTAGTTTTACGTCAGATGTAATGGGAGACACACCTTCCataaagaaacttttttctCATCAGTCCAGTATTTTACCAAAAGTGGTGGGGATCATCAAGATGTTTTCTGGTAAAATTGAGACAACCCTTGAAGTTCTGTTCGCTCAGCagtggtgtttttgtcttggAACTCTGCCATGCAGGCCACTTTTGCCCCGTCTCTTTGTTATGGTAGAGTCATGAAAGCTGACCTTAACTGAGGCAAGTGAGGCCTGCAGTTCTTTGGATGTTGTTGTTGGGTCTCTTGTAACCTCTTGGATGTGTCATTCCTGCGCTCTTGGGGTAATTTTGGTTGGCCGGCCACTCCTGGGAAGGTTCACCACTGTTCCATGTTTTAGACATTTGTGGGTAATGGCTCTCACTGTGGTTTGCTGGAGTCCCAAAGCTTTAGAAATGGCTTCATAACCATTTTCAGACTGATAGATCTCAAttactttctttctcatttgttcATAAATTTGTTTGGATCTTGGCATGATGTCTAgctttagagcaggggtgcccacgtccggtcctcgagatctaccatcctgcaacttttgtatgcaacccttctccaacacacctaaatcaaatGTCATCTTCATGTcaatcagctttgcagaggcctggtaacaagccagtcatttgattcaggtgtgttgaagaagggttgcatctaaaagttgcaggatgatagttctcgaggaccggacttgggcacccctgctttagagGATCTTTTGGTCTATTTCATTTTGTCAGGGAGGTCTTATTTAAGTGATTCCTGGATTGAGAACAGGTGTGGCAGGATCAGGCCTGGGTGTGGCTCGAGAAATTGAATTTAGGTGTGATAAACCACAGTCATATTTTAATAGGGGGGCAATCACTTTTTCACACAGGACCATGTAGGTTagggttttttttaatcccttttgtttacttgtgttttctttgactaatatttaaatttgtttgatgatctgaaacatttcaatgtgacaaacatgctaaaaaaaataagcaaaggGACAAACACTTTTTCACACCACTCTAATTAAAACGTGTTGGGCCAGCTCATGGAAAGAGGATGAGGGCAAAGGGCAAGGAGACAAGCCTCAGATCAGACATGCCGTGATGCAACAGTGTAATCGTCATGTTGGAgaacaaattaacaaataatGTGCAATCATATATGATTGTATATATATaagataattattttaattatgctttttcttttataatggGAGAGAGCCATGAATTATACAGAACTGTTTAAATTGTTTGGTCACTGTATAAAACTTTGTTACTGTGTATTTTCATGtgctttcttttgttgttgctttgatCAGATCATTTTGGGTTTTGGAAATCAGTGTTAGGGTTATAAGTCAGgcattaaaaaaagtttcaactattaagaaaactatttaaaaaaacaagtttattacatatttgatttttaaattgatttgtaAAGTGTCATTTCTGCACAATAATAGAAACATACATCTACATGGAAACGAAGTTAAAAACAAGCATGGGGTAAAGTTTTGTGTTGGTTTGCTTTATGACATGTCTTTTTTTGATTTTGGTGGAAAGAAAATATCTAATAAACCCATTTTGACTTAATATTccacttttttctgtctcacaTTTATGAAAATCAGACCATTTCTGTGAgataatattttatctgaatatTCAAAGTTAAAGGCCTACCTCAGTACAAAAATTATTACCAAGAATATTTAAGTGTCAATTTAATTgtgtcatttaataaaaaaatattacttgaaatgttttaaagtctGACTCAATAAAagggaagaaattttaaaatgttataaatttTTCAGCTGTTTCCACTTTTCCACATTATTTATCATCAATAGTTATAATTGATGAGGCATTAGATTGACTCCAATatgtcaacaaaataaaacaggaattttcaaagcagttatttttctaattattaaaattctgatcaaatttattttttatgaaattcCCTATTTCAGTTTGTAAACATTAAATGAAGTACATCTTTAACTGTAAAAGTagaagaaattatttacaaaaataagtaATTAGTGGATAGTTAAACATGGTACAATGTTCACCTGTTTCCtcataaaagaattaaaaatattgttgaTTACTTGTATTTATATAATGCAAAATAATCCATTTCAGAAGTTGAAAACCAACATATACATCATCAGATAGATCACATTTTTATAAGAACAATGTGGATTTAATTCCagtaaaataagataaacatCTCAGTTCATCTGGACACTTACTGATAATATGCTAATAAAAGGTGctagctgtgtttacatgtacttattttaatcagattaagaGTTCAGTAGGAACAAAAAACACCACAGTTGGACCAGATTGATCCAATCAGGCTCAGTAAGAATTGAATGTTTAATCAGATGGTGAAGAGTGGTGTGAACCATTCAACAATCTGATTGTTTTTCTCTGACTGGCCTGCATATGCTTCAACCACATGAGGTGAAACTTAGCGGCGGTAAAATATAGCTACTCTGTGATGAGACAGTTTCTACTAGTCTGTAAATAGCAGGCGTCAGCCTAAGATTTGTAGTTGGGACTAATGTTGAGACAGCTGTGGTATTTTCTGTAAATTAGACAGATtgatatatgtttatttagaggatgtaataaacaaaaaaaataatcatacaTT from the Melanotaenia boesemani isolate fMelBoe1 chromosome 2, fMelBoe1.pri, whole genome shotgun sequence genome contains:
- the LOC121634501 gene encoding prostaglandin E2 receptor EP1 subtype-like, coding for MLAMQHFNSSSLIAFRNHTTMLQDPEIKLAGNATTQRNPTSAGLNMTLGILFNVIAFFILVKAYNRYRRRSKATFLLFASSLVATDLAGHVIPGALVMRRYSASFGSTSNLTSSFQGNPANPDASCQFLGGCMVFFGLCPLFLGCAMAVERCLGITKPLLHAQLVTTARTKTALTMIWFMALCIALLPTFQLGEYTYQYPGTWCFIRVVEDTKSTDLAFMILFSGMALSSLAMAFVCNTISGITLIITRLKKRGSERSSTRSHDTEMVVQLVGIMVTSCICWSPLLVFGLISATHSYMGITFDNKTYSKLMVTGVRMATWNQILDPWVYILLRRAVLRKIYRITKKQASMKGRTFSSIRLDVISLHNTEKNSVKKI